The following is a genomic window from Clostridium sp..
CTCCTTAGAAAGGAGGTGATCCAGCCGCAGGTTCTCCTACGGCTACCTTGTTACGACTTCACCCCAATCACTAACCCCACCTTCGGCCGCGTCCTCCTAAGTTAGACTACGGACTTCGGGTGTTGCCAGCTCTCATGGTGTGACGGGCGGTGTGTACAAGGCCCGGGAACGTATTCACCGCGACATGCTGATTCGCGATTACTAGCAACTCCAGCTTCATGCAGGCGGGTTTCAGCCTGCAATCCGAACTGAGAGCAGTTTTTGAGTTTGGCTCCTCCTCACGGTCTTGCTTCTCTCTGTTCTGCCCATTGTAGCACGTGTGTCGCCCTGGACATAAGGGGCATGATGATTTGACGTCATCCCCACCTTCCTCCGCGTTAACCGCGGCAGTCTCGTTAGAGTGCTCATCTTTCATGTTAGCAACTAACAACAAGGGTTGCGCTCGTTGCAGGACTTAACCTAACATCTCACGACACGAGCTGACGACAACCATGCACCACCTGTCTCCCTGCCCCGAAAGGCTTCGCCTGTCTCCAGGCTATTCAGGGGATGTCAAGTCCAGGTAAGGTTCTTCGCGTTGCTTCGAATTAAACCACATGCTCCGCTGCTTGTGCGGGCCCCCGTCAATTCCTTTGAGTTTTAATCTTGCGATCGTACTTCCCAGGCGGAGTACTTATTGTGTTTACTGCGGCACAGAAGGGGTCGATACCTCCTACACCTAGTACTCATCGTTTACGGCGTGGACTACCAGGGTATCTAATCCTGTTTGCTACCCACGCTTTCGTGCCTCAGCGTCAGTTACAGTCCAGAGAACCGCCTTCGCCACTGGTGTTCTTCCTAATCTCTACGCATTTCACCGCTACACTAGGAATTCCGTTCTCCTCTCCTGCACTCCAGATATCCAGTTTGAAATGCAGCTCCCAGGTTAAGCCCGGGTATTTCACATCTCACTTAAACATCCGCCTACGCACCCTTTACGCCCAGTAATTCCGGACAACGCTCGCCACCTACGTATTACCGCGGCTGCTGGCACGTAGTTAGCCGTGGCTTCCTCTTCTGGTACCGTCATTATCGTCCCAGAAGACAGAGCTTTACAATCCGAAGACCTTCATCACTCACGCGGCGTTGCTGCATCAGGCTTTCGCCCATTGTGCAATATTCCCCACTGCTGCCTCCCGTAGGAGTCTGGACCGTATCTCAGTTCCAATGTGGCCGATCACCCTCTCAGGTCGGCTACGCATCGTTGCCTTGGTAGGCTTCTACCCCACCAACTAGCTAATGCGCCGCGGGTCCATCTCAAAGCGGATTTCTCCTTTTATCCTGAATTCATGCGAATTCAGGTCTTATGCGGTATTAATCTCCCTTTCGGGAGGCTATCCCCCTCTTTGAGGCAGGTTACCCACGTGTTACTCACCCGTCCGCCGCTAAGTCTCCCCCGAAGGGGTTCCTTCGCTCGACTTGCATGTGTTAGGCACGCCGCCAGCGTTCGTCCTGAGCCAGGATCAAACTCTCAATTTAAAAGTTTGTCTCTACTCATTACTGTTTTACTTTACTGCATCTCTGCAGCTCAAAAAAATTGCTGGTTTATTTCTTCAAGTTTTCACTTGTTTCTATTCTGTTTAATTTTCAAGGATCATGTCTCTTCTTTCGCCGCCTCTTTGGACAGCTTTTATAGTATATCATCTCATCTCATGTTTGTCAACATTTTTTTATCTTTTTTTCATTATGCTTCAATGAGTTGATATTACTGACTTCTGTCATCTTTTGAGACAACGAATGTTATTATATCACATGCCCTCATATTTTCTGCAGTAAATATATTCATTATATCGATTTATTATTCTCTACTTATATTATTTACATATTTTCTTCAATATACTTATATTGATACACAAGGTAATGTTGATTCAATACTATAAGCTACTGAGAAAAAATGATGACATATCACATCTGCACTGAAACCCAAAGTTCTCCAATGATTTCTGAAATGCATACAATGTATAGCTGACTCTATCTGGTCTGGCATTTTCACCCATATGCCCTATTCTTATTACTCTGCCTTCCAGATAGCCAAAAGATCCTGCTATCATTACATTATATTTATCCTCCATGTATTTTCTGAGTTCCACGTCTTTTACTCCTTCTGGAACTTCAATTACTGTCACTGTATTGGAATATCCATTTCTTGTATACAGGTTTAATCCCGCTTTCTTTACTGCACTTCTTGCAGCTGCCGCAATTTTATGATGCCTGTCTATTATATCTTTATCTTCGAGTATATTGTCTATGGCTTTCCTGAACCCCAATATATCACTTACAGGTGGTGTATATGGAAACCATTTATCCTTATAATAATTCTTCCAGACAAGCAAATTACAATAAAAAGATGCTATTGGACTTTTCCTGCTCTCCATACAATCAAAGGCATCTTTGCTTATACTTAAAAGTGTAAGTCCCGGAGGTGCTGAAATACATTTCTGAGATGCTCCCACCACTATATCTATATCCCAATCATCTACTTCTAATCTCTCTCCTCCCATGGCTGCAACACTGTCAACTACAGTAAGTATACCCTTCTTTTTAAGTATAGGACAAATTCTGGATATATCATTTAGAACTCCCGATGGAGTATCACAGTGAACTACAGTAGCATATTTAAAATTACTGTCCTTTTCCAAAAAAGCCTTTAACTCTTCTATATCTATCTGTTTCTTTCTATCACCTTTAAAAAATACAACTTGGCCGCCATATAGATTGATGAAATCACTAAATCCCTCTCCAAATATTCCATTATCAATTACGAGAATCCTGTCTCCTTTTTCAGTGAGAGAAGCACAGGCTGCTTCAAGCCCAAGTATTCCTTCACCACTCAATATTCTTACCTCATTTTCGGTATTCAAAAATTGAGCTGTTTTTTCACAGGTTTCTTTATAAAAATCATAAAATTCAAGATCTAAATCCGGATTTGTAAATCTTTTACTTCTAGCCATTCTAACATTTTCACTGACTTCAGTAGGCCCTGGAGTCATTATATAGAAATTTTTCATGGAATTTCACCTCTTATGTATTATTTATAACTATTTAGAGTTGATTATATCATTATTTAAGCCAATGTTAAAATGCACCGATACATTTAATTTAATGTAAATTTTGTTATAATTATA
Proteins encoded in this region:
- a CDS encoding pyridoxal-phosphate-dependent aminotransferase family protein, with amino-acid sequence MKNFYIMTPGPTEVSENVRMARSKRFTNPDLDLEFYDFYKETCEKTAQFLNTENEVRILSGEGILGLEAACASLTEKGDRILVIDNGIFGEGFSDFINLYGGQVVFFKGDRKKQIDIEELKAFLEKDSNFKYATVVHCDTPSGVLNDISRICPILKKKGILTVVDSVAAMGGERLEVDDWDIDIVVGASQKCISAPPGLTLLSISKDAFDCMESRKSPIASFYCNLLVWKNYYKDKWFPYTPPVSDILGFRKAIDNILEDKDIIDRHHKIAAAARSAVKKAGLNLYTRNGYSNTVTVIEVPEGVKDVELRKYMEDKYNVMIAGSFGYLEGRVIRIGHMGENARPDRVSYTLYAFQKSLENFGFQCRCDMSSFFLSSL